The Oryzias latipes chromosome 11, ASM223467v1 nucleotide sequence CATCCCTGGAGGAGCGGTGAGCCGCAGAAACAGCTGCACTCAGGAAccttttggtggtttaaccaCAATCCTAACCTTAACTCTTTCTTTGGGTCCGTGTGGCTAAGGATAAAGTTCACAATTGGCCTTCGTATTTTGGAAATTACGTTCAAATAGACACTGTCTTTATAACAAATtacttttggagtttttattatGACTTTAATTTGAGTCACTTAAATTTGTTAACCCCTTTATCTTTATAATaatagatactttattgatcgcacaatggggaaattcttctccgcattttgacccatcctgagcggtgagctgcagcctaaccgCGCTCgagaggcagtagcgttaagggccttgcctaagggccctcactgggtgatgtgattgatatggtaattgacccagtaccattgtttatccccctccggaaatcaaaccctggattcctgcattgtagcctctcaccttaccaaaaGAGCTTTGTTCATTTTATACCACTAGTTACCcaaaaactacttttttgtACCCGTTAAATTGTTTTGAAGAGATATTTGACAAACTTAAAAAATCATAAACTTGTAAAAGCCAGTTTTACCATAAAGCTGTAGTttgagtttctttctttttcccagGTGGAGCGTGTGGTGACCATCATGCAGAATCCCCGGCAGTACAAAATCCCAGACTGGTTCCTCAACAGACAGAAAGATGTTAAGGACGGCAAATACAGCCAGGTAGGTGGACACTGTCTGCTTGTATGTCTATGGAGATGATGCCTTGAGGTCGAGTCATGGCCTCTGAACTTAACGGTGTCCAATTGGCATCATAAGTGCAGATGGCATGACTCAACTTGCAGCCACTTGTTCTTCTTCTCCATTGTTGTTGGCGCTACTTTCATGGCGTCACCATCTTCTTTACAGTTAGATGTGCAGTGAGGGACAGCAAAAAtattgtggttgtttgtgctttTCTCAGGTCCTTGCCAACGGTCTGGACAACAAGTTGAGAGAGGATCTGGAACGGCTCAAGAAGATCAGGGCTCACCGTGGTCTCAGGCACTTCTGGGGGTAAGATTTGATTTTCTCCCTGCGTGGGTTAAAACCGCTTGTAAATGTACAGATCTGTGGGTTTGGCAAATGTTCATGAAGTTAAAATCTGTTTATGCATTCTGAAAAGTATCTGGAGAGTTTTTCAGACTTTAAAGATGTCTCACTTAAGatgaaaaaagagcaaaattggaagaaaagaattgaaagacttttaaatgtgaattttagTGCCAGCATCTCTAAATGGTTTTCATGATTTTCAAAGTAGTGGTTAAGTTTAATGGAAACTCTTTTGCTTTCTTTCTCCATTGTAACCAAAGCACTTTCTTGTTAAAATTGTATATTATCTAAAATTAGTTTTACACACAAAAGTGacctttttaaacaaacattagaATTTTGAATTTGTGCATAATGGAACCACACAGCTTTGAACGTTTTAATGTCTTCTGACAGCAGTTCAGTTCTTGTGTCTGATGTGGCAGTTTGCTACTTTgtctaaaatatttaattgcagggattacatttttgaatttttaaaacttaaattaaaaaaaaggtgcacaTTTCTGCTGTTAAATGTTGTCCTGTATGCAGAACAACTCTGCTCTCTGGTAGTTGCAGTCCAAACCTTTGACTCATTAGTTCCTGAGAAAATGCTGCTTCAATAACATTCACGTTGTTTTAATTTGGGAATattgcagacattttttaaaatcctgtttgagaaatcaaaacacaaatgtcaaagtaacaaacaaaaatgattacAGGACGTTTGTAAccgttttcttttctctcccCTGCAGTCTGCGTGTGCGTGGTCAGCACACCAAGACCACCGGCCGTCGTGGTCGCACCGTCGGTGTGTCCAAGAAGAAGTAAACTCACTTccttttgtttcaataaaacgACAACAACAGTCTGTGTGTGACGTTCTCTCATTTAAGAACGATAAACGTGTAGTTGCACTGATAAAGAAACgggaattaaaaaacaaaatcggACACTCTTGAACTTGTAGTTTTATTTACTGCGTTACCGAGAAGATACAGTTTGTGTCAAAGgaacatttcagtttttacaaATATCCCATAAACAAAACCAAGTATGGCTGCAGCAAATAAAGTGCAAAACAGGAGGAGCTAAGATTCAAACGTAAGGCTCATGGCTTTTCTGTTTGTACAAGTGCCTTAGTTTGTCGGATGTGGTCGGGTACGGTTAACGGGTCGTGTGAGGGAACAGTTCCACGCCAACTTGAAGCGGGAAAGAAAGTCAAACTATTTAACGTGAACAGTTGGTCTGATAAAGTAAAGGTCTGCATGCAGTGGCCTTATTTAAGTACAGAGAACTAAATAAATGCTGGTTTGAGTATATGTTGCTGCCAAAAATAAATAGCTAAATATTAGAAACTCCATTGTCTCTGTAGAGAAAAGGGTCAAGATTATCCAAAAGTAAGAGCAGCTGGGAGGAAAATCCAGTTTGTGTTCGTCACCATGGAGCTGCTGATTCAGCACCTTTTGGTCACTTAGTTCTTTCACTGCAGATCAATTctcctgttttctctttttagttTAGGTGAGTTTGCTGTTCCAGGAGAAACGTTTGACTCACCAAACAATTCCACCTTAATGCTAGTTCTTCAGGGGAACGAAGCTCGTTTTGGCTGTGAAAAgctgggggggggtgtcacaaAAGCAAGCGGCCGACTGCTCCTCATCCTTCCTTCTGGGGGGGCGGGGACTTCTGCTGTGCTGGTTGGGGTTGCTGCTGGTCCATGGTGGGGGCGTAGTAGAGCTCCAAAGGCTTTCTGACCTTCCAGTACTTCTCGTTGACCAACTCCAGCGTCAGAGAGCCGTTGAGCGTCTGCAGACAGGGACGGACAAACAAACGGGTTCATGTGTGGGAATTTGTCAAAAAGGTTTGTAGCGCAGGAGTCAGATTGAGGCTAAAAGGATAAATAGAGAAGGAATCCGGGTTATTTGTTTGATAAGCGGAGCTGGTCTTTCACATATTTACAAtatagacccactccaaggaaaaaggtgtttttaacgtgttcttgtggcattcttctcattatggaggacatgcatAAGCAAAAtgtagctcaaaattgcatttctgactatttctttaaattttaagtGAGGAGCAGACTAAAATAAgatgctgctctgctccattctgatgcaaaaaAACTGGATGGCTCCCACACTGCACGCCATTTTTGTCGCCCCGGTagtgttgggttgggggtgagaggagctgtaagctagtgggagagagggTAAACAACAGGATGGGGTGGGGTTTCACAGCGCCAAAGGTACCACCCACAACAgcgaggcgaatttctaatgaactactgccgctctgcagaaactatgtcggtgaaaacgacacaggctttttgatttctgctaaaaacagcataataatcATTTTAGAATGACGGTAAaagtttttacaatagatcaaaagatgattggagtggctctttacAGGTTATTGATCTGGAACGGACTCCATTTCTTTGTCATTTCAGATTAGACACCAGGGAAAGCGAGAAATTTTATGAAATAACCAAACTATTCAGATTAGAATCCGCCCTAACAGTGACCTATTTCTAAAATATCTCTATgacattataaaaaatattattatccTTAGTAtaatttggaaatatttttttttgtcacagaaacagaaatgttgatccttttgttttgtttatttaagacAGCATTAATTAATGTATTCATACTTTAATATATTAATACTTCATTCAGACAGGCTGATATCccccaagtaaaaaaaaaagtcaagtttaaatcaacaaaggaaaagaaaaagcaaaaacagaataaaaaaataaaaatgaaacagcaGTAAAGTAATTAAACATAgaagcaacaacgaaggcaaaagtggataaagaacgaaataaataaatagaataaataaaatctggaCAGATGTGACAGAACTTCTACAGATGGCAGTTTGAACACTCACAGAGAACTGCCCGCCCCTCGTCATGATGTAGATGGTGTACTGTTTCTCGCTGACGTTGTTCAGGCCGCTTCCCTCTCCGCTCTTGGACGCCCCCTCGGTTTCTCCTCTCTCCTCCCCTCCTGCTTCCTCCCTGGCTCTGTCCTCTGGCTCCCCGTCAGTCCGCCGGTCTTCAAGGGCGATGCGCAGCGCCAGGTACTTGGAGAGGTGGTCCACTGTGGCGTTGGCCGTCGTCTTCACGTATCTGGAAAGTGAAGAAGAATCCGGAAAACTGAATGTAGACTTTTGCAGTAAGGTCTCCTGAATGGCCAATCTCAGTTGTACTTGCTGATTACTCGTCAGTGGTTGTGGTCACGTCCTgttaaagcatttttgtcaatgGTTTTGTCTGAATTCACTCACTGACCCCTGAAGACTACATCCAGTCCCCTGGACTTTGATGCTCACTAAAAACCTAATGAATAATAACATTTACGATGttatgatgaaaacttggattgaaaaacaaatgtacatacattttcttaaaataaattgttcaaatgcattgtggtctaaatcgccaatctagtgagcacgGCTGCACCTTGGTTCTTCGCAGAGACTTGTGGGAAGTTTTGGAACACAAAACAGTGTGTTCACtcattttgttgtgtttattcGTACCGTTTCCCTCAAATAATTGTTTGTGCATAAGAGTGACAGGATTAGGAACTGCGGTCATCTGAGAGTTGGTTCTACCTGGTCTGGTTGTAATCCTGGGCTTGTACCAGTTGTGGGTGTGGCCTGAAGACCAGCTCAATCTCGGACGCCGGGCCTTCTTTGCGCCATCTCAAAGGGGGGGTGGGGCTGCCGCTGTCCGCCTCGGGCCCGGAGCCGTCGTCAGAGGCGCGCCCCCTTTTGCGGCTCGGTCCGGCCTCTGGAGGGGTTTGGCCACGGGGGTGTGGAGCATTTGAAGGGGCGGAGTCGTGGGACAGGTGCGAACGAGAATCTCCATTATCCTCGCCACCGCTAAAAGTGGTGTTGTCACTCTCCTGGGTGGGTTTCTTCACACGGTGGTTCCTGAAAAGTTGTCGGGATACGACAAATTGTCggcacaacacaaaaacttgcAATAAAGTTGCAGTTTTCTGCATAATTAACTGAGATTATTAATCAAGTTTACTGCAATGGACTGTGCCGATATGATCGGAAACCATTCAGCATTGATCAGTTCTGTTAAAGTACAGATTTTAGTAGGAACTTTCCTCCCTTTTCCTCCCCCACCTCTCGGACCTGTAGCGGGCCTGTTGGCGGAGGCCTTCCTCGATGCTGGAGCTCAGCGCTTCCTTGTTGTGCAGTCTGTTGAGCCGCTCCAGGACGCTGCGCTGATGGGCCTCGTACTCGTCGCGGCTCGGGTAAATCTTGGAGATCAGAGCGTCGAAGTTGGAATCTCTGCGCAGGGAACGTCTGGAGACCAGCTTCTTCCTGCAGGTCGGGCACTCCTTGTTTCTGAAGAGAGACAAAAGAGGTTTGAGGCCAATAACACTGAAGCGACATCTAAAGAACACGCTTTTGGACATCTTCAATTATTCACATGATCACCATgaaccagctgattctgacccAGAGAAAAGCCTGCAGTGCAGCataaggctgcttttctccacttcagaatttACATCCATTGCTTCAACCGcggaagagttacagtagtccaaagattgtcagagatttaaaaaaaaaaaaaaaaaaaaaaaaaggtgttgggTTACGTGTTTTAAAACATAGCACAGATATAAACGTCAATAAATGTGTTGGCATGCTGTTCTCACCCCGAACGCAGCGCCGTGACGATGCAATCAGAGCAGAAGCGGTGCAGACACTCTTTGGTGGTCATTGTGTTCTTCAGCATGTCCAGGCAGATCGGACACATCAGTTCACTGTGCAGCGAGCGAGGAGACACCGCAACCTCCGTCCCGTCCACAATGACTTCCTGCACAAAcaaaatacaacttttaaaaagccattttaatttggatttgaaattgtttcaagctgttgtgtatttttttttcaaataagctTTGACGATGAGAGTTAGGATATAAAAGTTGTCATAACAAATTTCCcacctacacaaacacacacaggacgttaCCTGAGGGGTTCGGTGCAGCTCATATAGACTCAGCTCCCATGTCTTACTGGGAGTTTGAATGTTTATGGGAGCTGCCATTTCTGCTGATTCTCACAATCCTGTAGACCAAAAACACCACGctgaaaaaagaagcatttacaaaaacaacaacaaatgactgTTATTTATCAGGGATGCCACAGTTCTTTAAAACCAGACCATATGTGaggaaagtgaatcgttgcatctGCATAGAGACGCTTACGCAGAAAGGGTCAAACATGCGTTGTGCTGCTTTAGGAAGGATTTATCGTGGCACTACATTACACCGGGCTTagaatgaaaatgtttattttgttacttattaataattagcaaattaaaaaacggattttttagattattgttgttgttttataatACATAAACCAAATTTTTAAAGCCAAACTAAACTTTGATCCAAAGAAAGAAATCGATGGCGGCACCAAATCGTGGGGAAAGCCAATTTACACACCTAATATTTATATTGCTACAAGAATGTAAAGACCTGCTTCAAAGTTATGTGTTTGTTTACATGATGTTGTAACTTAAATAGAttttaattaaagtaaaaaacaggCAACATTCAAACCGTCTGGATAGAATTCTCTACATACATGTTTATGCAGTCtagtgtgtgtatatatatatatatatatacacacacacatttaatttCTAATTCTATACGTAAATTACTACGAATACGCAGACCGATTAAGTGTTTTTCGTACTTATATTTGTTGCACCTTAAAATCTTTGACAAGAAAACTACAAAAGATTCAACGTAATTAATTAGTTTACtaccaacagttttttttttttttttaattattaatatctCTTTATCCTGCTGCCTAGTTCATAGCTCTAAAAAGAACTAGTAAAAGCAAGCTCACCTGATGTGATTGTTTGTTTCTGGCCGACAGTTGATCCACGAATTATTGACAAAACCCCCCACAACTCCCGAAAAACTACACGCTACAACCCTAAACAGCACACATGACCGCTTAAATCCAGCACGCTCTCTCACAGTATGAGCATTTGTGTTTCTGAACCGAGCTTGATATTcgttttaaaaagtacaaacaggaaaacagtcaCGACGAGAACATTTCCAAAGCATCGGCGTTTAGCTAGCATTAGCCATTGCCGTCTTTAGTCTTCTTCTTCGCCCCCTTCAGAGCAAATCCGCTCCTGTCTGGCAGCTTACTCGCTATTTCTTAGCATAACTGCCCTCCAGTGGACAATCACTGTATTACAAGAACGCAAAATGCGTTGTGTCTGAatacattgttattttttaatttttctttcttcatacAAGAAACCCACAATACAATGTATTTGATTCAAAATCACATGTTTAAAATTAGCATCTACTGCAAATTTCACTTTGATCTTACTAAATGAAATTGTGATAACATTTATTGGACTTGGATTTGTTTCCCCAGAAAACTGCAGTGCTAGGAGCAGCAATTCATAAACAATAATATagttttatatattatatagttttattttaaaggtgcccattttgtatttttgatctTTCAATTCACCAATTGGCCACTAGACTGCAAAGATGCTAAGACATGGCTGCACCTGATGAAACTTTAAAGCCAGCAACAAGACAGGTTTAACAAATATATTAATGGCAGCAATATAAGCATTTCAATTTATTATCAAAGTTGCTAAATTTAAGCTTTTAgcagttttaaaataattgatttgatCCAAATAAcgattacaaataaaaattcaacTGGGATTTTATGCTTCCTTACCTGAAAAATATAAAGCTTTCCTGGGATATTTGATtattaagacaaaaacaaaacaaaaaaaacagccaaaactTTATTAGTGTTACTGAAGATAAACTTTTAACAGATTCCAAAGAGTCTGTTAAGAAGGGATCGTAacttgaaaaacctttttgattaaaacatttgaaGTACCTTTTGATTAGATAATAAACATGGATCCTCTCTATGATCTTGTataatttaaaattacatttttaagaaataacTGACTGGGAAAAATGTGCCTCCAGCCAGTATCTGAAATTTGTTAaaatttgtttaataagagTATGGTTTTAGAGGTATGGTATtcgtgttttcttttcttttctgcttttgagTAACTTGGCAGCCCAATACAcacaatttgtttttacttattttcatTGCATTATTAAGAAATTACACGAGATTCATGTACTCTGTAGCTTTGACACAATGTTCTTTCACAGCTAAGCCCACATA carries:
- the rps18 gene encoding 40S ribosomal protein S18, whose amino-acid sequence is MSLVIPEKFQHILRVLNTNIDGRRKIAFAITAIKGVGRRYAHVVLRKADIDLNKRAGELTEEEVERVVTIMQNPRQYKIPDWFLNRQKDVKDGKYSQVLANGLDNKLREDLERLKKIRAHRGLRHFWGLRVRGQHTKTTGRRGRTVGVSKKK
- the ring1 gene encoding E3 ubiquitin-protein ligase RING1 isoform X1; this encodes MAAPINIQTPSKTWELSLYELHRTPQEVIVDGTEVAVSPRSLHSELMCPICLDMLKNTMTTKECLHRFCSDCIVTALRSGNKECPTCRKKLVSRRSLRRDSNFDALISKIYPSRDEYEAHQRSVLERLNRLHNKEALSSSIEEGLRQQARYRSERNHRVKKPTQESDNTTFSGGEDNGDSRSHLSHDSAPSNAPHPRGQTPPEAGPSRKRGRASDDGSGPEADSGSPTPPLRWRKEGPASEIELVFRPHPQLVQAQDYNQTRYVKTTANATVDHLSKYLALRIALEDRRTDGEPEDRAREEAGGEERGETEGASKSGEGSGLNNVSEKQYTIYIMTRGGQFSTLNGSLTLELVNEKYWKVRKPLELYYAPTMDQQQPQPAQQKSPPPQKEG
- the ring1 gene encoding E3 ubiquitin-protein ligase RING1 isoform X2 → MAAPINIQTPSKTWELSLYELHRTPQEVIVDGTEVAVSPRSLHSELMCPICLDMLKNTMTTKECLHRFCSDCIVTALRSGNKECPTCRKKLVSRRSLRRDSNFDALISKIYPSRDEYEAHQRSVLERLNRLHNKEALSSSIEEGLRQQARYRNHRVKKPTQESDNTTFSGGEDNGDSRSHLSHDSAPSNAPHPRGQTPPEAGPSRKRGRASDDGSGPEADSGSPTPPLRWRKEGPASEIELVFRPHPQLVQAQDYNQTRYVKTTANATVDHLSKYLALRIALEDRRTDGEPEDRAREEAGGEERGETEGASKSGEGSGLNNVSEKQYTIYIMTRGGQFSTLNGSLTLELVNEKYWKVRKPLELYYAPTMDQQQPQPAQQKSPPPQKEG